CGGCCAGAAAAGAGGAAGCTAGAATTGCAGAAGCAAAAAAGCCGAAGTCGGAAATAATGAGTGCAAAAGACGCTCACCAAATAAAGCTTAGAAATAGAATAAAGTCCATTATTGCTTTAAAAGACGACACGCCATTAAGTGTGTCGAATTCATTGGGGATGAATCTTTGGCAGGTTTATAAGTATAATGACATGAAGAAGGGTGCAGATTTTATTTCAGGTCAGATAATATATTTACAGCCCAAAAAAAACAGAGGTTCTGTCGATTACCATGTAGTGCGTAAAGGAGATAATATGTATAATATCTCTCAGTTTTATGGTGTTAAATTAGAGCGTCTAATTAAATTGAACTCTTCGGATAAAATTGGTAAGAGGGGGGAGAAAAGGATTTATCTACGGAAGGCTTTATTTGAGAATATTATAATTACTGAATCCGAAAAGTGAATTGCCCTTTAAGATTTTCTGTTCTATAAAGGAAATAAGTCGATATTTTAATTTCTCATGTTTAAATAGAGGCCTGTGATTCGGTATAGGTCCTTTCTTGTACAGTTTGTCCTGCCAATTAAATTTGCCAATCCAGTCTTCCATCACCTTTGGATGAGATCCATTGAAAGTTTGTGCTAAACGCAAAGGGCCATAGTCAAATTCGCTTTCTCGGTCTTGATAAATCGAATCTACTTTGGTCTTGCCTTTGTGGATAGTATCTAAAGATTTCTGTTTGCTCTGCATATACTCTGGAGGGCGCACCCAGCCGTAATGAAATACTTTCGCGTCTAATTCTATCACATTAAGTTTATAGGTGCCTTCTTGTTGACGGTAATCGATACCATCGAATTCTGGTATCCTTCGAAAAGATTGAGCAGATTCCCATGAA
The Flavobacteriales bacterium DNA segment above includes these coding regions:
- a CDS encoding LysM peptidoglycan-binding domain-containing protein; translated protein: MSAKDAHQIKLRNRIKSIIALKDDTPLSVSNSLGMNLWQVYKYNDMKKGADFISGQIIYLQPKKNRGSVDYHVVRKGDNMYNISQFYGVKLERLIKLNSSDKIGKRGEKRIYLRKALFENIIITESEK